Genomic window (Zingiber officinale cultivar Zhangliang chromosome 2B, Zo_v1.1, whole genome shotgun sequence):
ACACGTTTAATTCTTTTGTGCTTAAAACTTCCAGTTGCTGATGATGTTTTTTTGTTGGTGGTTAAGTTCTGTTCTCTCAGTGTGAGGCCTGTCTTCTTGTATGAACTCATGAATTCCTACATCTTCCACTTCATCTCTAACCATGTTGCAATAGTCTTTATAACGATGGTAATTATATGGCTGACCCCTTCTTTCTCAATAGGAGATCCTCTATCACTCCCCACTTACCAAAACTCATGTCTTCCATCTAAAGCAAAAAATCAAACTCTTGTTTTTATCTACTATTGGTGCTCGGAATTGCACTCTTGAGCACTCGCAAATGCTATACCAAGACGTTGTAAGAATTGATGTGCGCTGTTCATTACATTGCCAGTAGTAATTCGAATTGACACACCATCATTTTGAAGTCATTGTCTATGTCTTGAGTAGGATGCAGATGCGGCTCTCAAGTACATTCATAAAACTATACTTTTGACTAGGCCCTAAAGTCTAAGTTTTCTTTCACGATCTCAATTAATTCACATCCAAATCAAACAACACATCATTAATCAAAGCAATGGATTTCATAGTTTATAGCATTTCAAAGAAGAAACTTCTTCTATAAAAATTTTATTGAGCAGTATAATGATCATCAAGTCATTTTCACAAAGCTACTGATTAATCAATCTCCTGCAGTATGCTTTAAACtgcaaataacaaaaaaaaaacttcttgcaaaaaaattatataatccttcatccatttttcttcttctaattGTATGTTTTCTTGTTTCATTTGCAGGCCAAGCTAATGCAATCCCAGGTGGGAGTTGAGCAGTAGCTGCTGGTTGAAGAACCTCTGGTTCAGCATGGAGAATTCATCTTGGAATTGGATTCCTGCATCAGTGCTGTAATTAGGGTTCTTGAGAGGTTGATTAATGAGTCCATGGATGCTTTCCATGGTGGAATTTGCCGAGATTGAAGCAGAGGAGTCTTCTCTGGTCCTCTGTTTTGGCTCAGCCAGCAAGAGCTGGTGGTTCATGCAGGGATTGGGGATGAGCTCAGGCAAAGCGTCTAACAGGTTGTGGGCAGCTCCAAAGCCATCCAGGAAGTCTGAAACTGATAGTGATTTCTGCAGCCGGAGGAGGCTGTTCGGTTGCGGGTCGTCGTTGTCGGTCGCGAAGCTCGATGTGTGGCCGAGATGATTCCTAATTGCTGCGTCGAtcacttcttcttgctcttgttctTGCTCTACCGAGGATGGTGCTGGTTCCTGGTGGCTCAGTTTCCTGTAGATCCTGCACAGCACCCAATCATCCAGCTGCAAAACATGGTTTATAGTTCGAGATTAGGTTTGCCTTCATGATGCATTTAAGAATTAGCAGGATTACCCTCATGGAGGTGTCGGAGAACTTTGCGGGTCGGTAGGTGTTGCTCGGTTTGGCCTCTGCGAGCCGGAACTCATGCATGATCCAATTTGTCTTTCGCCCTTTAGGCGGTTTTCCTCTATAAAACACTAGGGCTTTCTTCACCCCGATGTGCCCATCTCCTCGGCCCGACCGAATGGGTTTATCTGTCCCCGTCGCCTTCCAATACCCTGACACAGCCGCCCGATTCGGTCGGACCCCATTCGGATACTTCCGATCCCTCGGGCTAAAGAAATACCACTCTTGCTCTCCAAACATCGACTTAGctacaaaactcataatcaaaaaTCCATATCGATATTTCGAATCAGTTTATAACAAAAGTAATTTACAAACCAGGAAGCTCCCATGGGTCACACTTGTAGATATCAACCTCAGCGATGATCGAAGCTGGGCACGGCCGGCCAGCGGCTTGGTTGCGTAGGTAGTGCAAGATGAGCTCCTCATCGGTCGGGTGGAACCGAAACCCTGGTGGAAGCCCCGCCGGATCCCCCGCCatcattaactaattaatatcGCACCACCAAGAACCACAAGAAGAGATTGAAATTTTGAGGAGCAAAGGGGTGGATGAGCTTATAAAGGCCATGTTTTCTTGTCTTCTCCTCCTTGATCGGTTCAGCCGTCGGATCAAGTCATGCCAACCGACGACGACCGTACAAGTGTACCAATGATGTGCTAGCTATTCCTCGGTTAGTCGACATCAACTAGAACCCAAAATGAATGTGGACTCTTGTCACTTGTCAAACCACAAGACTTGAATACATACGCCAAAATAATTCCCTTCCTTTTATAAAGATATGATCAAAACCCTAATGAGCTCTCCTCTTCTCCCAACCGAAAGCCGACACGTGCCCTTTCGGTATCTAACAAACACAAAAGCATATCCCATATGCTAAGGAATAGCCAAGTAGTATAACTTGTTCCTTCAACACTTGATCAAAAAATGTGAATTATGAGTCACACATGAGGACAAATCATGGAACAAAAAAGGCACGTTTGCTGAGATAATTAATGTGTCGAAATGGATTAATTAGTGGTTAAGTAAATTGATGAGAGGGGGAAACAAGTTAAAAAGAAACAGAGTGATTAGTGGATGTCATTAATTAGCTAGCTAATCAACTTTGCAAAGTTGGATAGCTTTGCACATGCATGTGATGCATCAAAAACAGTGACGTGCATGGATTTgcatggagagagagagagggaacgCTGAAGCTCATCTTCTCCACAATTATTTccaattattttctatttaaagAAGAGTTGAGTTGTCATGCACTCATTTGAGTCAAAGTCTTTATGAATGACAGGTGCATGAATGAGGCTTGAAAGTGAAAATTgaatagatttaattaattaattattattattattaatactaaattaattagtttaattaaaaataGGTGGAGAAATTGTGATGGTGCAATCTCTTGGAGGGTTTGCATCAAAGGAAAGTTTGGGGTGATAGTGAGGAATGTGATCATGCTAGATGCCTAGCTCTCTCTTTCCATGTTTAATGGATGGATGTGGATGTCAAGTTGATTAAGTAATGAGAGGAGTGGGGGTGTCTCCGGATTAGTGGTGTAGTCTAAAGGTACCATCTTAATTGTTTTAGATATCTAAATATCAAGTTTTGTCTTCGTCGAattaataaataagtttttttaaataagtggTTGACCTAAGAAGGTTAATTTATAGGTCCATCTATGAACACTTCCTAGTTTATCTTGATGatcgataaaaaaattttataggcTCAAATTGATCAACCCTAAGATTGATCCAtcaatataaattagatatttagtgtcaactaaaaataaaaaaaatgaaaatgaatagGATTATAAATGAGTCGAGTCTAAGTTAAACTTTGTTTAAATTGTTTTATTTACTTATTATGTTtaagattatttattaaaaatttattgagTTCGAGTTCAGATTATTTATTCTTACCAGTGTTGTTGTcgtaataaattatattaaatgttTATTTATTACATGAAATgtatattattttcttaattttttatattatatataattaaaaattaaattttatataaattaataaataagtttattaataaATTATCCAAGAACTTTGTTTATTTTATATACGATGATGGTGTCCTTTTCTCCCTCTTCCTTCGGAGCTCAAGTGATGTGGGTCCTTTAGTGTCTTCGTTGCTTGGGTCTTATGAATTGAAGTGTGTCAATCAAGGGTTGGCATTGCCGGTGTGGCTCTTTCGACGATCAAGTCAGCGATGGACTGAAGCAAGAGTCCCGTGGGACTACGCAAGAGAGAGCGAAAGAGATCGGAGAAGATGAAAAGAGTTGTCTTTGTGTGAGAAGAAAATCATGCATTCACTTTGTGGAACCTTATATAGCCGCAGAAATAGATGGTCCATTTGGATTGCCCTGCAAGCCCTAAGCGGGCTACGTGGACAACAACATGAGTCATACGTTGTCCACCGGCCAACTGCACAAGAAGGCTATTGTGCCAGGGGCGACATCCATCGGTCCGTACTACTGGACAAGGGTGACAGATGTTGGTCCATACTACTGGTGTTGTTTGGTCGTTAGCCTGACGTCGTTTTCTAGGTGGGCAATCTCGCTGGGGTCGATTTTGCATTAAGGACGGTCGAATGTATGAGGTCTAAAAGAGTTCACTCGACTAGGATTCCTCGTTATTTTGGAACCTCTATGGTCGCTTTGGTAAAGGAAATTGGGATTGGATGGGACCCTATTATCGGGGAGGGCATCAGGCGAGTGTATAAGGTTCTGGTATGTGTTAGGATACTTTGGGAGTTAGAGGGGGGTGATTAGCTTCAATCGCTTAGTTGATGATGATTTTACTTGATATCTAccttcttgaggtgactaatccaagggtctacTCTTCTCACGATCTCATTCACTATGAAATCACTCATTCTCGAAAACAAACTAGAGGTGGAGAATCCCCGTACAAGCTCACAACAAGAatacaaggaaaataaggaagtaaaTACATAATATAATGAAAATGTTACTTGGTTGATCTCTTGTTACTTGTAGATGCCTCTTTAAACTTGGAAAGTACAGCAACACTTGCTCATGAActagtggagagtgtgtgtcaAGGATCTAGTTTGAAATATCCATGAAAATCCCTTTCTAGGGTTCTTTGACGTCTCTCAATTGATTAAGCTCACtcctaatcgattgccacgtAGGATATGCTCGTTCAATCTacaaaatgactttttttttaacccaaatcAATTGGTGAGTCATCCCAATCAATTTAGAGAGCCTTAATCAATTTTCCAATTGATTCTTCAACTCTCTATTCACTCATAAACATGCCTTAAACAATTAGCCCAATCGATTAAGACTTACCTTAATTGATTCTTCCTTCTCACAATAAAATACTATCTAATCGATTAACAATGACTAAATCAattgtcccaatcgattcagtcaTTGTTTTCATGATTTCTCTTTGTGAAACTCCCAATCGATTATGATTGCCGATTAGGATGcaatcctaatcgattggggtgGCTCTAATCGATTGGGGTGGCTCTAATCGATTAACCCAATTGATTAGGCGTGGACTAAttgattgccctaatcgattcTCTAACCCTAATTTATTTAATCCAAGTCTAAGGTTCCTTagtccaacatctggtcaatcatGACATGTTGAAACTTTCtcactaagtatccggtcaacctttaaCATACTTGGGTTTTACTAACTTTCTGATGGGCCTCCGATCACCAAGTGTTgctctccttgacccacttagatttttctcttaTCTAACCGTAGTTAAAACTTTCCTCTTACCAATGTGCGGTCCTCCCTTACCTACTTACAACTTCCTTTGCTTAACTATTGTTAGGACTTTTCCCTTTACCAACATATGATtctctttaacctacttggacttcctttgCCTTACTATAGTTAGGAATTTTCGCTTTGCCGACGTGTTGTActccttgactcacttgaacttttcctttgcctaacccttGAGTTAAGACCTGCCTTGTCAACGTGCGgttctccttgatccacttgaacttcctTTTATCTGACCATAGTTAGAATTTTTCTTTGTTAATGTATGGTCTttgttgacccacttggactttaccttgcctaaactccagttaaaCTTTACTCTTGCCTAACCCTCAAGTTAGGACTTTGCCTTGTCTGACcatcagttaggactttacccttgcctaacccttgagttaggactttgtcttgcctaacctccagttagaactttactcttgtctaacctccagttaagactttaccGGTCAAGTATTCGGTCTTCCACGACCTACTTGATTTTTTTCTCACACATCATCAAGTATCCGgacaactttgacctacttgacatctTTCAGATATTTTCCAAACATATTAATGTTCAAgcatcgaaactcaagctcgaagtcactcgagcttagtcaaattaattaactttgatCCGAtgacgattgcaccaataatctctcaacAGTATGAAGATCCAATCCGATTCACTCGGGTTACAAATTAAAATATACTTTTTATTATTGAACAAATATAAACTAGCTTTATCGAACATGATAAATTTATTCACGAATGCTTAATTCATTTACAAGGGTGGAACGTGATAATTCTTTTGTTAATCATGAATGTCTATTGCATCGATCAAGACAAAGTATATTTATACCAATAGATTCGATGATACACTAGCTATAAGGAATTGGCCGTATAGTTGATTTGTTATCTTATGATGTCTTTACAAACAAATGTTAGTGAGAGTATGAACAAACTAGGGTTACTAATTTAATTACACGAGAAAGGAGTCGTTTGATTAATAAAAAGGTCGATAGGGAGGATACAAATGAGCTAGGTTACTAATTTAGAGAAACTACCGGCCGGTCTCAATAGAGACAATGACAGAGTCAAAGGAATGACCTATTCAGgctaattgaaaataaaaactctAAGCTGACAATCTACCTGATTAATATTTTCCCTCCCTTTTTCACATTCTTCCTTTCTCCTCTTTCTGAATTCGTCGGGCTCTGATCCCTTGGCTAAAGCCCAAGTAGGGCAATATGTGGCTCCGCCCTTGATGGAGAACCGATAGGACGGGATGATGCAAAACTCTAAATTGACACGATGATCCATAATTCATACACCTTATTAACAAAGAGGATATGAAGTTGACTAGTTCAAATGCCTATgtatgtatgaatcaaaatagtatAGTCAGTGCGGATGGATAAGATCATCAAGAGTTTGATTCCAAGTCAAGTACTAGGCAtggaaactaattaattaattaatcgatCAAAAGTGAGAGACAAAAGTCTAGATGAGATGGAATGTTCATGTCAATCCAAACTTTTATTTGAGGAGGTCAAAAACAAGCACATGTGTTTTGTAGACTTAAAATTCGATTAGAAATCGAGAAGGATGATTGCCCAAGTCATAAATCATTCTCAAAAAGTGATGTAATATTGTCTAGTTCAAGTCATGCTAAGGATATATATTTTAGTCGATAATGATAAAGTTGTGAGAGTTTGATACCTATTAGTACTCTTCAACTACttgttaattaataattaattaaggaATTATTATGGTGACCATGTTTTCCAATACCTTGGGAAATGGTAGTGTTCATGGCATTGACTCCTTCAAAATCAAATGGTTGATTGTTAGATTTAGTCCCAaccaataatatttttttttatcatatatgtggtaatattataataaaataattttacatgTGCATGCTCAACTTTAGgaaaatattataataaaaacaaaattaattaattaacgtaCACGCATGCCATTGTGTTGATCCTTATCCACTTCGATGGCTTTAGTAACGTCCCCAATCAACATGAATCCACCCACTCTAACTAGAGTAATCGAGAATTGAGTTTGTTTGATTATTAGTTATCTgatttttaatatcaaaattttatattcGATCGACCGTTCTTATATATCAAATATTCAACGGATTATTCGTTATTTAGATATCTAATTTTATAtctattaaaatataaaatataaatataataaaaaaataaaatattttaaaataataatagacaTTTCTCATTACACGTTGTACGTGTAGTAGTTTATATATCAATGGTAGCTAATACAAATATGAGTGATCATGGATCGAATTGATTCGAttattgagaaaaataattaTCCGatcctactagatcagataatataATGTATTATCAAAATCCTATATCAAACTTTATATCTAGTAAgatttttttcaatttaattttgattgATATAAATGAGTTGGGTGATTTAACGAGTTGACTGCTGACTCCTAACTCTAACAAATAATAAGTTTttacattatattatattaatttatttattaataacaTATTTGATGAATGAATTAATCGtgatttaattatgaaatatcgACAAAGTGTTACATTTACTCTGCTCATCTAGTAGAACCTCTCTAATATAAGGTTCTAATATAAGATTTTTGGTCCCTCAAATAGGGGGTGTTATAAAAAATACTAGACTTCTAGATTAGTCATCATGTGTACTTCTCGATTTATTCTGATGATCGATAAAAAACTTTCATGGACCGGACTGATCACACCAGGAATACTCAATAAAACTAATTaggattatatatttttttaatataaggtTTTTGGAAAGGtttataaaattaaacttaaaactattgTGGATATGAACTTTACGTTTAAGGTTTATAGGAAAGTTTTTTTAGTAAATTTTTATATCTATAATTTGGCATATTGAAGATTAAAAgaaaatcttatttaaaattctaaccATTAAAGATGCCCTTATTTAAGATGGATTTGGAATTTGCTAGTTTTACAATCATAACATAGTTTGTCATGATCAATGAAGTTTTCCAAGTAGCTTGATATCTAGTCTCTATCGAAGCTTATTATTCTATGCATCAATCTCCCTTGATCATATCTCCTTGAATGAGTCTAGTGGATAGCgtatgaggtgttgtcacaatgaggtctggggttcgaatctcgataaagtcgagataaatatcttccttatgtgctagtcactattccaaaggctagtagtcacccgtgatttatctcctccgtgttgaccttgggacgaATTGACAGAGACGATGGGGACGAAGgtattcaccttttgtcacaaTCTCCCTTGATCGAGCTTGTGATGGTAAGGGCCAAACTTGCTAGGTAGTTCTTCAACTCGGCAAAAATGTTTGATTGCGTTATTTCCCCATGAAGGTTCTCTTGTTCGGGCATCACTTGACTTAGGTTGCTAAGAATTTGACGAAGGATTATACGACTAGTCCATTTATATGTTTATGCCACGAACAATCTTTGGAAATGAAGCACCAAATTAAAGTGAGCCCAATACTAGTCTAAACTCACCATGAGCGTCTTGCTCGTTCAATGGACCACCTTTCGACAGTGGATCTTTTATGATCATTTCGATGATAGATTGTTGAGAAGGTGCGGTTATAGATAGCTCATCTTTCTTCATAGACAGACCTACAAAGTGATGTATTTCTTTGCTAAATAAGATTCTCAATTTCCACTTAAATAATCAATTTATGGTACTAATTAAGGGCCTTAAAGCAGGTGGTGTTGTTAATTCTTTCCCCTCTAAATTAACTGTGATTTGCTTGGAATTTCACTTTCTATCTAGATTATAATTTGAGTCAAGTCAGATGATCGAAGATGGCCGGCAATAGGAGAGTCACCTCCTGGTCAAAGCCATATAATTCATCTAACCATCGACGGCCTCAGGCAATAGGAGAGTCACCTCCTGGTCAAAGCCATATAATTCGTCTAACCATAATTTGAGTCAAGTCAGATGATCGAAGACGGCCGGCAATAGGAGAGTCACCTCCTGGTCAAAGCCATATAATTCGTCCGGCAATAGGAGAGTCACCTCCTGGTCAAAGCCATATAATTCGTCTAACCATCGACAGCCTCAGGCAATAAGAGAGTCACCTCCTGGTCAAAGCCATATAATTCGTCTAACCATCGACGACCTTCGGTCACCTGACTCGACCTACAAGATGAATCCAAAAACAGATCTGATATCCCGCTTAAAATATTTTCTCCAAATCTACAATCCATGTGGATTCCTAATATGGCATAGAGTGATTAATAGGGCTGGaaacgaatcgagccggctcACGAGCTTTTCGAGCtggctcgaaaaatattcgattcgtatttgaatttatcgaattctagccgaactcgaacatgttcgaactttttttcgaatcgaactcgagcccaaattatattattcgagccgctcgcgagttgctcacgagccttaatatttattaatataaattaaatatatattaaataaataaatttcgaacctttcgaacctattttcgaataataattcaaatagttcgcgaacatgttcgaatatttcgagccgaattcgaacccgaaccctaattcgaaccgaactcgaaccaaacattttaaatttttcgagcttcgaatcgagctcgaactcgaatatacctatttcgagccgaattcgaaccttaaattttttaacatattcggctcgattcgattcgtttacacccctagtgATTAACCAAGAGAATGGTGAGAAATAAAAAACCAATCAATATAATGCTACACAAAACAAAACAGAGTTGCTATGCTAAATAAGCTATACGCAAAACAGAGTCCTCTGTTTCTTCTCGCCCCATCTCACTCAAAACGGAGGCATTGGTTTAAACAATGGAGGAAAAGCCGATGAGAAGTAGCCATCGGACTGGTTTAGTCCGTCGATGATGGATTCGATGCCGGCGAATGGGTTCTGTAAGTTTTCCAGGTTCAACTCCATCATCCAGTCCCTCTCCTCCTTGATCTGTTGCTCGTCCGGCGCCAGATATTGATGATCGAACCCCGTGTGGGATTTAGAGGGGCCATATTGCATCAGATCGTCGAGGTCCGGCGAGAATTCGTCGTGTTCGATGACGGATTCGGGGGTGAGGGGGCTGCCGGAGTTGGCCAACTCCGACGACTCCATGGAGGCTTCGGTTTTTGGCTTTTGCATCTTTTCCcacttgttcttcttgttgtacAGCCGGCACAGCACCCAATCGTCCAACTGAAATCGAGAACGATTTCGTTAGAATTGGAATCAAAATTTGATTCTTTTAAGATGGTGGAATGACTTACTCGAAGGCCGCCGCCGCCAACGCCGCCCTTCTTTCCCGGTGAGCGATTTGTGTCGGCGAGACGGTACTCGTGCATGATCCAATCCGTCTTGACGCCCCGTGGCGCCTTGCCGTGGTAGAACACCAGCGCCTTCTTGATGGCCAACGTCTTGCCGATCCCGGGCGTCGCCACCGGCTTGTCGGCGCCGGTCGCCTTCCAGTACCCGCACCCGGCGGTCCGGTTCGGCCGCGACCCGTTCGGGTACTTCCGATCCCTAGGCGTGAAGAAGTACCACTCCCGCTGCCCGAATAGCGCCTTCTCTGCTCAACGCCGCCATTGATTAGCGCCAAATAAGAAGATCGAAACAAGAAATCTCCCATCAAAATCAGATTTTTGGAGTACCTGGAAGCTCCCACGGGTCGAACTTGTAGAGATCGACCTCGGCGATGATCGGCACGGGCAGCCGCTGGCTCGCCGTCTTCCGGCAAAGGTAGTGCACGACGAGCTCCTCGTCCGTCGGGTGGAAGCGGAATCCCGGCGGCAGGTTCAGCTCCGCCTCCGCGTCTCTTCTCCTAGCCACCACTCCCATTTTTCCTTCCTCTCTTTTCGATTCAAATCTTCTCCTCCTGCTGCTTTTTCTTACTGAGTTTGACGGCGAAGGAAGCAGGCGAGAACAGGGGAGATATAAAGCGGCGACGAAGCCGCAATCCAATGGCGTTCGGAACGTGGAATATGCGGCTCAAGAAAGCACCACGTGTCGAAATGGAGGAGACCAGGAAGGAAGCTTCGCGCGTACCGACGTGCGAATCGGACGGGTCGAAGCGCCGGTTCGGTTCGGTGGCAAAGCGGGACTAGGTGCGGTGCACGTGTCGCTGTTGCGGTGATGTCACGGAGGACATAATCCACGGTCGACCAACCGGCCGCACCACGTGGCGCCAGGACAAGGCTGGCTCGGCGGAGCTTTTGATTTATCTGCAAAAGATTCCGCGCCGAGCTGGCGCTCTGGAACGCTCACGTGAACCACGCGTCGACATCGAGTCGGCGTGCCTGTTTCCGGCTCGATTTGATTAACTACCGAGGGCTTAATTCGGTTCGCTGAACCGATTACCAAATTGACAAGAAGCTTCGAGAAGGGGTTTGAGCATGATTAATATTATAAAGATGGCTAGTGATTATGTGAGTACGAGAAGCATCCATGTGTCATCATAGGATGGAGATCAAGATCAAGATGTGTCAATATTGAGCCAATTCATTCGGGTAGTTCTCTAGTCTCAATCAGACGAGCTTCGCCTCTCTATCTCGATCAGTTCCAACTTATTTGGATGTGCTCTGTCTCTCCGTCCTAATTGGTTCCACTGATCAGATGCCCTCTGTCTCTTCTCAATCGGTCCTATTGATCGGATGCATTCTATTTTTTTCTCAGTTGGTCCTACCAATTGGGTGCGCTTCACTTCTCTTAGTCAGCCCCACCGCTCGGGAGATCTTCGGTCCTCCCCAATTAGGCGCACCAATCAAGCGTACTCTGTTTCTCTCGAGCCAGTCTTTTCAATCAGATGCGCTAAAATTATTCCCCAATCGATCCCATCAATCAGAGGCACATCACTCATATCGATTGGGCACACTTTACAAATCTTCGCTTAGTTTTGATAGTCCGGCACTCTTCCACTTAGCAAATAATACCTTGACCCATGTAGATATGATGAGATATTCTCTTTACTATATGTCATTTCAGTAATTAATATACAATTAATACAAAAAAGAGAGATAGACACCTATGAATGAAAACTATACTTTTTCATCTTTCACCTCACCactattctttttttttattttttcttcacaTCTACCATCAAAATCTTGTTTAA
Coding sequences:
- the LOC122047834 gene encoding NAC domain-containing protein 67-like; this translates as MGVVARRRDAEAELNLPPGFRFHPTDEELVVHYLCRKTASQRLPVPIIAEVDLYKFDPWELPEKALFGQREWYFFTPRDRKYPNGSRPNRTAGCGYWKATGADKPVATPGIGKTLAIKKALVFYHGKAPRGVKTDWIMHEYRLADTNRSPGKKGGVGGGGLRLDDWVLCRLYNKKNKWEKMQKPKTEASMESSELANSGSPLTPESVIEHDEFSPDLDDLMQYGPSKSHTGFDHQYLAPDEQQIKEERDWMMELNLENLQNPFAGIESIIDGLNQSDGYFSSAFPPLFKPMPPF
- the LOC122047833 gene encoding NAC transcription factor 29-like, translating into MMAGDPAGLPPGFRFHPTDEELILHYLRNQAAGRPCPASIIAEVDIYKCDPWELPAKSMFGEQEWYFFSPRDRKYPNGVRPNRAAVSGYWKATGTDKPIRSGRGDGHIGVKKALVFYRGKPPKGRKTNWIMHEFRLAEAKPSNTYRPAKFSDTSMRLDDWVLCRIYRKLSHQEPAPSSVEQEQEQEEVIDAAIRNHLGHTSSFATDNDDPQPNSLLRLQKSLSVSDFLDGFGAAHNLLDALPELIPNPCMNHQLLLAEPKQRTREDSSASISANSTMESIHGLINQPLKNPNYSTDAGIQFQDEFSMLNQRFFNQQLLLNSHLGLH